tctacgtCATATCAGATTTACAATGTTTCTACAAAGTAGTTTAGATTAAAGTTGTGTtaactttgaaaaagtagttcataATTTATTTGCTAAAGTAACTTTAATTacgtaaactatatttttcttaagggtggCTTTATTGCACCTTAACTTCTTCCCMTGTGAAgaaattggtagcttggtaaactaaactcagcaaaaaaagaaaatgcccctttttctggaccctgtctttcaaagataattcgtaaaaatccaaataacttcacagatcttcattgtaaaaggtttaaacactgtttcccatgcttgttcaatgaaccataaacatttaatgaacatgcacctgtggaacggtcgttaagacactYacagcttacagacggtaggcaattaaggtcacagttatgaaaacRTAGGacactagaggcctttctactgactctgaacaacaccaaaagaaaaatgcccagggttcctgctcatctgcgtgaacgtgccttaggcatggtGCAAGgacgcatgaggactgcagatgtggccagggcaataaattgcaatgtctgtactgtgagatgcataagacagcgctacaggacggacagctgatcatcctcgcagtggctacgtgtaacaacacctgcacaggacaatgcatcacacctgcgggacaggtacaggatggcaacaacaactgcccgagttacactaggaacgcagaatcagtgctcagactgtccgcaataggctgagagaggctggactgagggcttgtaggcctgttgtaaggcaggtcctcaccagacatcatcagcaacaacgtcgcctatgggcacaaacccaccgtttcTGGatcagacagaactggcaaaaagtgctcttcactgacgagtcgcgattttgtctcaccaggggtgatggtcggattcgcatttattgtcgaaggatacctggcccgggtatcctggaaggattttgacctcattccgtcagtagaggatgcctggttattctttaaaagtgctttcctcaccatcttaaataagcatgcgccattccccaaaaaatttaaccaggaatagatatagcccttggttcactgcAGACCTGACtggccttgaccagcacaaaaacatcctgtggcgtactgcattagcatcgaacagctcccgcgatatgcaacttttctgggaagttaggaaccaatatacacaggcagttaggaaagcaaaggctagcttttccaGAGCGAAATGTGcctcctgtagcacaaactccaaaagttctggtacactgtaaagtccatggagaataagagacctcctcccagctgcccgctACACTGAGGTTAGGaaaactgtcaccaccaataaatccacgataattgagaatttcaataagcatctctctactgctggccatgctttccactggctacccctaccctggtcaacagcctgcaccccccacagcaactttccaagcctcccccatttctcttcaCCTAAATTgctaatgttctgaaagagctgcaaaatctggacccctacaaatcagcagggctagacaatctggaccctctctcttCTAAAAGTAtccgctgaaattgttgcaaccctattactagcctgttcaacctctcgtatcgtctgagatccccaaagattggaagctGCTGGGTCATCCCCctttcaaaggggagacactctagacccaaactgctacagacctatatctatcctaccatgcctttctaaggtcttcgaaagccaagttaacaaacagatcaccgaccattcgaatcccaccgtaatttctccgctatgcaatctggtttccgagctggtcatgggtgcacctcagccacgctcaaggtcctaacaatatcataacgccatcgataagagacaatactgtgcagctgtattcatcgacctggccaaggctttcgactgtcaatgtCATCACAACATTtctatcagcagactcaacagccttggttctcaaTGACTGCTCGCCTGGTTCCACCAACCTTCTCAGAtaatttcagtgtgtcaaatcggagggcctgttgtccggacctctggcagtctctatggggtgccacagggttcagttctcgggccgactctctctctgtatacatcaatgatgtcgctcttgctgctgatgattctctatccacctctacgtagacgacaccattctgtatacttctggcccttctttggacactgttaactaacgtccagacgagcttcaatgcatacaccTCCTTccactgcattagcatcgaacagctcCCGCGATATGACACTTtctgggaagttaggaaccaatataacaggcagttaggaaagcaaaggctagctttttcaagcagaaatttgcctcccgtagcacaaactccaaaagttctggtacctgtaaagtccatggagaataagaagaCCTCTCCAGCTGCCCGCTACACTGaggttaggaaacactgtcaccacaataaatccacgataattgagaatttcaataagcatctcTCTACTGctggttggctggccctcgcttcatattcgttgcaaaccactggtccaggtcatctatagtctttgctaggtaaagcccgccttagctcactggtcaccatagcaaaccACCCATAGcaacgctccagcaggtattttttcactggtcatcccaaagccaacacctaatttggccttcttccttccagttctctgctgccaatgactggaacgattgcaacacacacaaaaaatcactgaagcttatctccctctctaaccttAAGCatcagctgccagagcagcttaccaatcactgtacaaCAGctctcatctgtaaatagcacacccaactacctcatccccaattgttttttttgttttttagctCTTTTGCACCAGTATTTCTCTTGCACAtctctcactccagtgttaatgctaaatttaattatttcaccactatgctatttattgccttacctccctatcttactacatttgcacacatgtaatatatttttctattgtgttattgactgtacatttctttatccatgtgtaactgtgttgtttttggtcgcactgctttgctttatcttggccaggtcgaagttgtaaatgagaacttgttcttaactggccttctggttaaataaaggtgaaatatattatttaaaaacagcaagactggcaaatctggtgcagtccatgaggagatgcacttcaatacttaatgcagctggtggccaaccagatactgactgttacttttgacccccccccacaccaccttTTGTTCagaggacacattattccatttctgttagtcacatgtctgtggaacttgttcagttaatgtctcagttgttgaatcttgttatgttcatacaaatatttacacatgttaagtttgctgaaaataaacacagtcgACAGTGAGAAGACGCTTCTTTTTTTGCTGCGTTTATTTTCaaagtagcttccccaacaccaTCTATAGACATACTGTGGGGGCTATCCAGGGAAGATTGTTGAGAAGGAACTGCGGTAGAGGCACTACTATGGCTTACCAAGACTCAAGGCTAACCCATCCTCTGGACCTGTCCGTTTCGGTTTGATTCACTTTGATAAATAATTTGAAGAGAAGCAATTCTTGTAacctcaataaataaatacaaattgaccTGGCTGTACATTCAGCTACTTTCCAGGGGATACATGCATTTCACTACGTTAGATTTATGGAATGAATGGTCGCTGTTGTAAGAATGCCTGTCACCCATGTATTGGTGTTGACCTTTTGAGACCAAACAGTGAAGAATGAAAGTAAAACAGATGTATTGTCTGACAGTTTGTTAGTGTAAGATATTGATTGTACTATAGTATATTTACAAAATCCTATTAGTGGAAATTTCAATAAAACTATGTTGCTAAGTGACACCTGACAGAATTTGTGGGGTGGAACGTACAGCAACCAAGGTGGTGCCTGTTATCCTTGGCAGTTTGTTTCTCtactgtatgcatgcatgtatgatTGTTAGCAGTTTTTCTGTTAAAGAGCATTCCACATGAATCATGTACATTCCTATATTGTAAACAATTGTATTAGCTATGATCAGAAGCAAAAGTGGCACAGTATCCTGGAAGTAATTTAGTAGGATTATCCCTGTCAgtgttaacagaccagtctctcACTGTATGCTGCCCTGTTAGTGTGAGATCTTCAGCCACAGTGGGCATAATCATCACTATAGGGCACGTACCACTGTCCACATCCTTTCCTGGCCGCCTCTCACTACAACGCGAGCCATTGAGAGAGAGCTTTTCTgttgttataataataataatgaagtcACAGCTTGACACAATGCGATGAGATATGTAACCgaacaaacacaccaaacacaataTCTGGTATATGGTCATGTCACTATCGGTGTCATTCAGTGAGGAACTTTTTGACGTTGTTGTGGGTGCCATTTTGCTCCATATGAGCCCTGCTCCGGGGGAAGAAGTCGGCGCGGAGAAGACGATAAAAGTAGATCAGGATCATGGTGTTCATGAGGGTCATGGTAACCAGGAAGTAGCCTCCTTTGTCCATCCAGGAGTAGTTCTGGACGATGTAATATGTGAGGTAGAACTGTGCGCTGAGGCGGAAGACGATGTAGGTGAAGAGGTTGAGGAACTTATTGATTTGGTACAGAGGGGACGACTGCTGTGATGCTAGCTTCAGCATTAGCCTCAAATGCAGGGTGACACTGTTAACCTCCACAAAGAGAGCCACCACAGCACCGGCCACGTAGAGGTGCGAGTACAGAGAATACAGGAAGCACCAGAGCACCTGAGgaagggaaggacagagagaaagtatttaatatataccaacggCACTCTGCCGCCTTACAGCTGTAAGGCAATTGGGATACAGTAATCTTTGCAATAGTAAAACTGGGGaaaaatgtacaatttatatTGAATATACTGTATGATTAATGGATCACCAAAAAAACACTAATCAACCAACTAGTGGTCAGAATATTGGGACaaatactacatgaccaaaagtatgtggacacctgcttgtcgaacatctcattccaaaatcatgggcattaatatggagttgatcccttTGCtcctacaacagcctccactattctgagaaagctttccactagatgttggaacattgctgcggggacttgctgcGGGGACTTTGCTCAACcctggttgaggtcagggcactgcaggccagtcaagttattccacaccgatcgacaaaccattctgtatggacctgcattgtgcacgggagcattgtcatgctgaaacaggaaagggccttccccaaactgttgccacaaagtttgaagcacagaattgtctggcaggggtgggcaatcccagtcctcgggggcctgattggggtcacagttttgccccagctaatACACCTGACTCCAAAattcacctaatcatgatcttcagtttagaatgcaatttgattaaatcagctgtttgctagggatggagaaaaagtgtgacaatcaggcccctgaggactggagttgcccaaccctgaatgtcattgtatgctgtagcattaaggtttcccttcactggaaatcaGGGGcaagtccgaaccatgaaaaatcgcccaggccattattcctcctccaccaaactttacagttggcactatgcatttgggcaggtagccttctcctggcatccaccaaacacagatttgtccgtcggattgCCAGATYatgaagcgtgattcatcactccagagaacgtgcttccactgctccagagtccaatggtggcgagctttacaccactccagccaacgcatggcattgcgcatggtgatcttaggccatgaaaacccatttaatgaagctcccgatgaacagtttgtgtgctgacgttgcttccagaggtagtttggaactcagtagtgagtgttgcaactgaggacagacgatttttacgcgctacgagCTTCatcacttggcggtcccgttctgtgagcggttgttgctcctagacgtttccacttcacaataacagtacttacagttgactggggcagctttagcagggcagacatttgacgaactgacttgatggaaaggtggcatcctatgacggtgccacgttgaaagtcgctgagctcttcagtaagactattctactgccaatgtttgtttatggagagtgcatggctgtgtgctcgattttatacacctgtcagccatGTGTGGCttaaatagcagaatccactattttgaaggggtgtccatatacttttgtatatatagtgtacactgACTGATCGGAGACACAGAGAAGCTCAGCTCAATGTGTGCCTCAGATCAGTTGSAAGATGCCCTGtgttcaacacaacacacatcccaCCACACACAAGGGTGGGTGTTGTTCGCCTGCAATCAGGGATAGGCACACAGGAGCATTTATTTAGATTACAGAATAGGCCCTCACTGTGACACCTTTAAAATGTCACTACTGACACTGAAATCCCCTAGGAGGAGTACGATTCCTCTTAGCACCATACAATATTAAGATGTCATCTGCAAAATTTCTTCACAGCTCACATTGTTTCAATTCACTTCACTTGAAGTGAAACAAAGTGTGAGCGCAGCAATCATTCTGGTTTCACAAGGTCATAAAACAAAACCAGTGAATCAAAATACTGTAACTAACCTTCAGACACAATCTAGCAGTAGCTGCTgtaacaataaataaaataaataaatatatatatatttaaaaaaaagaggcCATATTTAAATTCTTACCAGATACAAACTGAAACAATAAAAAGGTAAATTATCATACCAGAACATGATGAATTAAGAACTCCCAGGATCCTCTTGCATGTCTAGTTAGAATGATGTCACCTGCATCTTGTACAAAGTATCCTGTCAAAGGAGAGTAAAGAGCAATGCCTCAGTTGAGGCCTTTTGAGCATTCTAAATAAAATTGTATTCATCACAAACAGGAGTAgacttagtgaaatgcttacttatgggcccttcccaacaatgccaAGAWTTTTTTTTCCattgttttacttttagatgtgtgtattgttagatagtactgcactgttggagctaggaacacaagcatttcactacacccacaaacatctgctaaatgtgtgtatgtgaccaataaaatgtgatttgaaaagTAAAAcgcgtaataataaatacacaatgagtaacgatagcAGTGGCTATATGCACGGGATACTAGTACAAAGTTGATCTAAGAGCTATCTAATCTTAGGCCACGTTCCAATGTGCATTCCAGCATACCCCTTTGAATGCATGcccaatacattgcttcattcAAATTCtatgctagtgtggatattggaacagagcctgagattctatttctatggattaCTTATCAAGGTGCAAACAACGGATGAGGCCATCTAAATTGTTGATAACAGTAGTACCATAAACAAAATGGCCAGGACTTCCCTGTCCTACATATATCAGCGGAGAGAAATATATTGGACCGTACTGGCATAGTCCATCCTAattatcagcaccatggacattTGTGTTACACTTGAAAGGAAAACACAGGAATACCGCTTTAGACTGGATTTCAAAAATGAGTGTTGTGTGAACCTCTATAAATGGCAATCTGTCTCAATGGAATGGAAGGTTTGCAGTTGTCAGGCTGGCTCTCCTCAGACCTGCAGCTTCAGTTACACATGCATGCGAGACACGCGGAATAATAACACCCAACACTAGTCACATCTCGTCATCACATCTTTCAGCAGGGCTTTAGACTGCTGGGTCTTTAGGGGATTCGTTTTGGTGCCCATAGCAATCCGAAGGTGTGGCCCATCCTCTATTTGAGCCCGGTGWGATGGGCGGAGAGTATTTCTTTTCCCAGGATATCCCAGCTATTATTAGGAACAAAAGTAGCTGTCAAGCTCAGGATTCACTCCATGCTTtttaacttaaaaaaataaaaattgatcAAGCCAGACTGAAGCCATTATTACAAAATGTTGAAGTGTTTACAGACTCCCCACGATGAACCCCACTCTCCCACACCATTTGTGGTCAATGTTAATGGCTTCccagtttacctttatttaaccctttCACATACAGGTATTTTAGCAGCCATCTTAAAGGGGTAGTGACTGACCTGATGAGATGCAGATGAGCATGTAGGCCGGGGCCGTGTAGAAGGAGTGAATGTTGGTTGCCAACTCAGGCGAAATGATCACACTGGAGAGGACAGGGATACATGGTTATGGACAGTTAAGTCTGAGTTCCTCTCATTCAGACACAGGGCTCACTGTGGAGCAGGGTTTCCCAGACTTGGTCCCGGGGGCCCGTTTTTGTTTTAgcccaagcactacacagctgattcaaataatcatctcatcatcaagctttgattatttgaaatcagctgtgtagtgctKGGGCAAAAAACAAAAACGTGCAACCAGGGGAGGCCCCAGGAGCAAGTTTGGTAAACCCTGCTGTAGAGAATAGTCTGACTAAGCACAGACTTAGTATCATGATCTGGTAACAGCG
This genomic interval from Salvelinus sp. IW2-2015 linkage group LG22, ASM291031v2, whole genome shotgun sequence contains the following:
- the LOC111949678 gene encoding TLC domain-containing protein 1, translating into MEALLPVLQRHPGLSVLVWALMFRVAHRLLQNLPVPKAVAVDDFRSWKWRNLSVSMVHSLLTGTWAVTCVIISPELATNIHSFYTAPAYMLICISSGYFVQDAGDIILTRHARGSWEFLIHHVLVLWCFLYSLYSHLYVAGAVVALFVEVNSVTLHLRLMLKLASQQSSPLYQINKFLNLFTYIVFRLSAQFYLTYYIVQNYSWMDKGGYFLVTMTLMNTMILIYFYRLLRADFFPRSRAHMEQNGTHNNVKKFLTE